The following are encoded in a window of Longibacter salinarum genomic DNA:
- a CDS encoding YbjN domain-containing protein, producing the protein MHQSPSSPSNGSPSTDSSGPIRSALEAFFETSGWPVDAVDKPRPALQSEFEGEDDTWMCYAIALEEADQALFYSVYPDAVPQDRLGAVAEFITRVNFDLPIGNFELGLDTGELRMKTSIDVADDDVSVALVRNLVTANVVVMNRYVPGLRRVAFEHEAPVDVLRDLSA; encoded by the coding sequence ATGCATCAGTCTCCTTCTTCTCCGTCCAACGGATCGCCGTCGACCGATTCTTCCGGACCGATTCGCTCGGCACTGGAAGCCTTCTTCGAAACCAGCGGATGGCCCGTAGATGCCGTCGATAAACCGCGCCCGGCGTTGCAAAGCGAGTTCGAAGGCGAAGACGATACGTGGATGTGTTACGCTATTGCCCTGGAAGAGGCCGACCAGGCGCTGTTTTACTCGGTGTATCCGGACGCTGTGCCGCAGGACCGCCTTGGGGCCGTGGCGGAGTTCATTACACGAGTGAACTTCGACCTGCCGATCGGCAACTTTGAGCTCGGCTTAGATACCGGAGAGTTGCGGATGAAAACCAGCATTGACGTAGCGGATGACGACGTCTCCGTCGCCCTGGTCCGCAATCTCGTGACGGCAAACGTTGTAGTGATGAATCGCTACGTGCCCGGCCTGCGCCGTGTCGCCTTCGAGCACGAAGCCCCCGTCGATGTACTCCGGGACCTGTCCGCATAG
- the hflX gene encoding GTPase HflX — translation MYKPKTAKSDETAILVGVISADESRWDVRDHLNELEQLARTAGAEVVDRMTQSLDRPDPSTFLGSGKVKELKRRVSELGADLVIFDDDLSPVQVRNVEKEVNCKLLDRSGLILDIFASRAKTAAAKTQVELAQLDYLSSRLTRRWTHLSRQSGGIGTKGPGEKQIETDRRLIDKRMAKLREKLEKIDRQRTTQRKGRHNFTTVSLVGYTNAGKSTLMNALADDTKVFAEDRLFATLDATTRTVELDSNKEILLSDTVGFIRKLPHRLIESFKSTLDEVREADALVHVVDVTHPRFEDHMEVVNETLAELEADEVPTLIVFNKVDAQEDAHLIRALKRDYPDASFVSALRGMGLEALREDMLALIERDYVERVSYVPVTEPKTISSIHRLADVLSEEYVYAQGIPSARGDGSEGATFDSPQAVARMHYRAAPRNAERIERMVKSFGPLRVIGANGDPLPQDDINGESTPDVAPDANAVVLEAVEPPTDQDVPDTT, via the coding sequence TTGTATAAGCCTAAAACAGCGAAGTCAGACGAAACCGCCATCCTCGTCGGTGTCATCAGTGCCGATGAGTCCCGCTGGGATGTTCGTGATCACCTTAACGAACTCGAACAGCTCGCTAGGACGGCCGGCGCGGAGGTGGTGGACCGGATGACGCAATCTCTCGACCGTCCCGATCCCTCCACATTTCTCGGGTCAGGAAAGGTCAAAGAACTGAAACGCCGGGTCTCCGAACTGGGGGCAGACCTCGTTATTTTCGATGATGATCTTTCGCCCGTGCAGGTGCGAAACGTCGAAAAGGAGGTCAACTGCAAGTTGCTCGACCGATCTGGCCTGATCCTCGACATTTTCGCAAGCCGCGCCAAAACAGCAGCGGCGAAAACACAGGTCGAACTCGCCCAACTCGACTACCTGAGCTCGCGCCTGACAAGACGGTGGACACACCTTTCGCGTCAGTCCGGTGGGATCGGGACGAAGGGGCCGGGTGAGAAGCAGATTGAGACGGACCGGCGCCTGATCGACAAGCGGATGGCAAAGCTCCGCGAGAAGCTGGAGAAGATCGACCGGCAGCGAACGACGCAGCGGAAGGGTCGGCATAACTTCACAACCGTCTCGCTGGTCGGCTACACGAACGCCGGCAAGTCCACGCTCATGAACGCGCTGGCCGACGACACGAAAGTATTCGCGGAAGACCGCCTCTTCGCTACGCTTGATGCCACGACGCGTACCGTCGAGCTCGATTCCAACAAGGAGATTCTGCTGTCGGACACGGTCGGATTCATCCGTAAGCTGCCTCACCGCCTCATCGAGAGCTTCAAGAGCACGCTCGACGAGGTCCGGGAGGCCGATGCGCTGGTGCACGTCGTGGACGTGACGCACCCTCGCTTCGAGGACCATATGGAGGTCGTAAACGAAACTCTTGCGGAGCTTGAAGCTGACGAGGTACCCACGTTGATCGTGTTCAACAAGGTTGACGCTCAGGAGGATGCACACCTGATTCGAGCGCTCAAGCGAGACTACCCCGACGCCTCCTTCGTGTCTGCACTCCGCGGCATGGGGCTGGAGGCGCTCAGGGAAGACATGCTCGCGCTGATTGAGCGGGACTACGTCGAGCGCGTGTCGTACGTCCCCGTGACCGAGCCGAAGACAATTTCCAGCATCCATCGCCTCGCCGATGTTCTCAGCGAAGAGTACGTCTACGCGCAGGGCATCCCGTCGGCACGAGGTGACGGATCGGAGGGGGCTACTTTTGATAGTCCACAGGCCGTAGCGCGGATGCACTACCGTGCGGCGCCCCGAAACGCGGAACGTATTGAGCGGATGGTGAAGTCGTTCGGTCCGCTCCGCGTGATCGGGGCCAACGGCGACCCTCTTCCGCAGGATGACATAAATGGTGAAAGCACGCCTGATGTGGCGCCGGACGCCAACGCTGTGGTTTTGGAGGCAGTCGAGCCGCCAACGGACCAGGACGTGCCAGACACGACGTGA
- a CDS encoding CBS domain-containing protein, which yields MKVQDAINTAIPALKTTDTVEDALGLLMEHHIRHLPVVNEDDQLVGIISEEQMMSADGPDEMIGDLLSVHPVSVRPQEHIFDAARTMVEHGLSTVPVTPADGARYLGLLRRHDIFDEFAKLMATQRSGAIIALEVDQRDYALAKLVHLIEQNDAKVLAVASEEPDSSTEKIRVTLKLNVTDTTRIRHVLEHNDYHVVASFGEDDTEMKNRVDEFMRYLEV from the coding sequence ATGAAGGTACAGGATGCTATCAACACCGCCATTCCGGCGCTCAAGACGACCGATACGGTCGAGGATGCGCTCGGGCTCCTGATGGAGCACCACATCCGTCATCTTCCGGTCGTGAACGAAGATGACCAGCTCGTCGGAATCATATCCGAAGAGCAAATGATGAGCGCAGATGGTCCCGACGAAATGATCGGAGACCTCCTGTCCGTTCATCCTGTGAGCGTGCGTCCGCAGGAGCATATCTTCGATGCTGCACGGACAATGGTCGAGCACGGGCTCAGCACCGTCCCGGTAACTCCGGCGGACGGTGCGCGATACCTTGGCCTGCTCCGGCGGCACGACATCTTCGACGAGTTCGCCAAGCTCATGGCGACGCAACGCTCGGGTGCGATCATAGCGCTTGAGGTTGATCAGCGCGACTATGCGCTCGCGAAGCTCGTACACTTGATTGAGCAAAACGACGCCAAGGTTCTCGCCGTCGCCTCGGAGGAACCGGATTCATCTACCGAAAAGATTCGGGTCACGCTGAAGCTAAACGTTACGGACACGACGCGCATACGCCACGTTCTCGAGCACAACGACTATCACGTCGTCGCGAGCTTCGGGGAGGACGATACGGAAATGAAGAATCGGGTGGACGAGTTCATGCGCTACCTTGAAGTCTAG
- the gyrB gene encoding DNA topoisomerase (ATP-hydrolyzing) subunit B, producing MSNTTDLPDRAISDYAASNIQVLEGLEAVRKRPAMYIGDVGIRGLHHLVYEVLDNSIDEALAGHCDEIAVEIHEDGSVSVKDNGRGIPVDTHPVENRSALEVVMTVLHAGGKFDKDSYKVSGGLHGVGVSCVNALAKKFEATVWRDGSVWEQSYVCGVPDGPVEEIRPMRDDEVTGTHIRFWPDDEIFKLTDFRFDTLSDRLRELAYLNSGVAITLTDHREDDPELQSERYYSEGGVAEFVEYLDEGRDSLLDETIYITEDGEVPVELAMQWNDTYNENVLSFVNNINTHEGGTHVSGFRRALTRTLKGYAQNNGLLKKIKFDLSGDDFREGLTAVLSVKVAEPQFEGQTKTKLGNSEVQGVVESLINTALGRWLEDHPKQAERIINKVILAAQARAAARKARELVQRKNAFTGGGLPGKLADCTSRDPEESELYLVEGDSAGGSAKQARDRHFQAILPLRGKILNVEKARLDRILENNEIKNMVTALGTGLTSTEEEFDLSRLRYHKIVLMTDADVDGAHIRTLLLTFIYRQLRPLLEKGYIYIALPPLYRINYGRNEEYLWTDGAMQKRMRELREDGKKPGLQRYKGLGEMNPEQLWTTTMDPETRKTQQVTIEDAAAADKIFSTLMGDAVEPRRKFIERNAKYATIDV from the coding sequence ATGAGTAACACAACCGACCTGCCCGATCGCGCGATTAGCGATTACGCGGCGTCTAATATCCAGGTCCTCGAAGGGCTGGAAGCCGTACGAAAACGTCCCGCCATGTATATCGGGGACGTGGGCATTCGCGGCCTGCACCACCTCGTCTATGAGGTCCTCGACAACTCGATTGACGAGGCTCTGGCTGGCCACTGCGATGAGATCGCTGTCGAGATTCATGAGGATGGATCGGTGTCGGTCAAGGACAACGGGCGTGGGATCCCTGTCGATACCCACCCGGTCGAGAATCGCTCGGCGCTCGAGGTCGTGATGACGGTTCTCCACGCCGGCGGTAAATTCGACAAGGATAGCTACAAAGTATCTGGGGGTCTACACGGCGTTGGTGTGTCGTGTGTAAACGCTCTCGCCAAGAAGTTTGAGGCCACCGTGTGGCGTGACGGCTCCGTCTGGGAGCAGAGTTACGTCTGCGGCGTGCCGGATGGCCCCGTAGAAGAGATTCGCCCCATGCGCGACGACGAGGTCACGGGGACACACATCCGCTTCTGGCCCGATGATGAGATCTTTAAGCTGACGGACTTCCGGTTCGACACGCTGTCAGACCGTCTCCGCGAGCTGGCGTACCTGAATAGCGGCGTCGCGATTACGCTGACGGACCACCGCGAGGACGACCCCGAGCTGCAGTCCGAGCGCTACTATTCGGAAGGTGGCGTGGCCGAGTTTGTCGAATATCTCGACGAAGGACGCGACTCTCTGCTGGACGAGACGATCTACATCACGGAGGACGGCGAGGTCCCGGTCGAGCTCGCAATGCAGTGGAATGACACGTACAACGAGAACGTCCTTTCCTTCGTCAACAACATCAACACCCACGAAGGGGGAACGCACGTCTCCGGGTTCCGCCGTGCGTTGACGCGGACGCTGAAAGGGTATGCGCAGAACAACGGTCTGCTGAAGAAGATCAAGTTCGACCTTTCGGGCGATGACTTTCGCGAAGGTTTGACGGCCGTCCTCTCGGTGAAGGTTGCGGAGCCGCAGTTCGAGGGGCAGACGAAGACGAAGCTCGGTAACTCTGAAGTTCAAGGGGTCGTCGAGTCGCTCATTAACACCGCTCTCGGGCGCTGGCTGGAGGACCATCCGAAGCAGGCTGAGCGGATCATCAATAAGGTGATTCTGGCTGCCCAGGCCCGCGCCGCCGCTCGGAAGGCGCGCGAACTGGTGCAGCGGAAAAACGCCTTCACAGGGGGCGGCCTTCCCGGCAAGCTCGCGGACTGCACGTCGCGCGACCCGGAGGAGTCCGAACTCTATCTGGTTGAGGGTGACTCTGCCGGCGGCTCCGCAAAGCAGGCCCGCGACCGCCACTTCCAGGCGATTCTGCCGCTCCGCGGTAAGATCCTCAATGTCGAGAAAGCACGCCTCGACCGCATCCTGGAGAACAATGAGATCAAGAACATGGTGACGGCGCTCGGCACCGGGCTCACCTCCACGGAGGAAGAGTTCGACCTGTCGCGGCTCCGCTACCACAAAATCGTGCTCATGACGGATGCCGACGTGGACGGCGCCCACATTCGGACGCTGCTGCTCACGTTCATCTATCGTCAGCTCCGCCCGCTTCTGGAGAAAGGCTATATTTACATTGCCCTGCCGCCGCTCTACCGCATCAACTACGGCCGAAACGAGGAGTACCTCTGGACCGATGGCGCGATGCAGAAGCGGATGCGTGAGCTCCGCGAGGACGGCAAGAAGCCGGGTCTGCAGCGCTACAAGGGTCTCGGTGAAATGAATCCCGAGCAGCTCTGGACCACCACGATGGATCCGGAAACGCGGAAGACGCAGCAGGTAACGATCGAGGACGCAGCCGCAGCTGATAAGATCTTCTCGACGCTGATGGGCGATGCCGTGGAGCCGCGACGCAAGTTTATCGAGCGAAACGCGAAGTACGCGACGATCGACGTGTAA